Proteins co-encoded in one Melitaea cinxia chromosome 13, ilMelCinx1.1, whole genome shotgun sequence genomic window:
- the LOC123659218 gene encoding uncharacterized protein LOC123659218 — MLVRIYPVSAIPPSSPTSDDVTLPDISRFSSYKRLIRATAMVRLFIERLKQKQRDIPLQVAHMKDAEARWIRQSQKESFGDELNRLKRKQPLRKNSKLTKLDPETEDGILKARGRIGASTVTTHSNRPVILDGGHSFTRLLIDNGHRNAGHANNERVVNDLRQRFVIFRLRPTVRKIAKGCQFCRVYKATPRRPPKGDLPAERIDPGHRAFTYCGVDYFGPLTVTIGRRHEKRWCALFTCLTTRAVHLEIVPSLSTDSAIMALRRMAARRGWPRVIYSDNATNFRGADVELRDCYRKWIPELRNYCLQYETEWRFIPPGAPHMGGAWERLVRSVKAALSTTLKEKSPKEEVLQTLLTEAEYSINARPLTHVPVDYEEEEALTPNHFLMGSSTGLPRTGPCTEADRSTWRRSQAMADQFWRRWLREYLPTLIPRGQSRMEGPQLQPNDLVMIVDGTLPRNTWPRGIIVRVYPGPDGVVRAADVRTKGGVFRRPATKIAVLLRGEAAKSLRRGENVTDGLRHN, encoded by the coding sequence ATGTTAGTCCGTATTTACCCCGTGTCCGCAATTCCCCCATCGTCCCCTACTAGCGATGACGTCACGCTACCCGACATCAGCCGGTTCTCATCGTATAAGAGGCTAATAAGAGCCACGGCCATGGTACGATTATTCATCGAGAGACTCAAACAAAAACAGAGAGACATCCCGTTGCAAGTAGCGCACATGAAAGACGCCGAAGCGAGGTGGATACGACAATCTCAAAAGGAGTCGTTCGGCGATGAGTTAAACaggttaaaaagaaaacagcCGCTTCGTAAAAACAGCAAGCTTACGAAGTTGGACCCGGAAACAGAAGACGGCATCTTAAAAGCGAGAGGACGCATTGGAGCGTCAACGGTAACAACACACTCCAACCGACCAGTGATATTAGACGGCGGGCACTCCTTCACAAGGTTACTGATAGACAACGGACATCGGAACGCCGGGCACGCGAATAACGAGCGCGTAGTAAATGACCTACGCCAACGGTTCGTTATATTTCGCCTGCGACCGACAGTAAGAAAGATAGCAAAGGGCTGTCAGTTCTGTCGGGTGTACAAAGCGACGCCTAGGCGTCCACCGAAGGGAGACCTACCTGCGGAACGAATTGATCCGGGGCACCGCGCATTTACATACTGTGGTGTCGACTACTTCGGTCCCTTGACGGTAACCATCGGAAGGAGGCACGAGAAGAGATGGTGTGCACTGTTCACATGCCTAACAACGCGAGCAGTGCACCTAGAGATCGTACCGTCTCTATCAACGGACTCGGCAATTATGGCGTTGCGACGAATGGCCGCCAGAAGGGGCTGGCCGCGAGTTATTTACTCCGACAACGCCACGAATTTCCGAGGCGCCGACGTCGAGCTGCGAGATTGTTATCGAAAATGGATCCCCGAGCTCCGGAACTACTGTCTACAATATGAGACAGAATGGCGATTCATACCACCGGGGGCGCCACACATGGGAGGCGCATGGGAACGATTGGTGCGCTCTGTTAAAGCGGCGCTCAGTACAACGCTGAAGGAGAAATCTCCGAAGGAGGAAGTGCTTCAGACACTACTCACGGAAGCAGAGTACAGCATAAATGCGAGGCCGCTGACGCACGTTCCAGTAGActacgaagaagaagaagcctTAACTCCAAATCACTTCTTAATGGGGTCGTCGACAGGCCTGCCTAGGACGGGGCCGTGTACCGAAGCGGATCGCAGCACATGGCGGCGATCACAGGCGATGGCGGACCAGTTCTGGAGACGATGGCTCAGGGAGTACCTGCCGACACTCATACCAAGAGGGCAATCGAGGATGGAGGGACCGCAGCTGCAGCCGAACGACCTCGTCATGATCGTCGACGGCACGCTGCCACGCAACACATGGCCCAGGGGGATCATCGTACGAGTGTATCCGGGACCAGACGGCGTCGTCCGAGCGGCCGACGTGCGAACCAAGGGAGGTGTGTTCCGGAGACCTGCAACGAAGATCGCCGTCCTGCTGAGGGGAGAGGCTGCGAAGAGTCTACGCCGGGGGGAGAATGTTACGGACGGCTTACGTCACAATTGA
- the LOC123659219 gene encoding uncharacterized protein LOC123659219, whose protein sequence is MPKRGKKSVFNESQENELVEFILKSCKAFFGITIPTLRKIAFDFAAANNIVNDFNKDTKMAGMDWYYNFMARHPNISLRRTEATSINRITSFNQEETDIFFENLKTLMTKYQFKSNSIYNVDETGISTVQRNSRILAPKGLRQVGKCTSAERGSLTTVINCFNAGGTYIPPFFIFKRKRMNALLMKDSNSNMVACVSDSGWITESIFVDWLQHFKAFAKPSADDPILLILDNHESHVSLRAHEFCRKNFIHVLTLPPHTSHRMQPLDLTFHGPLKTAYNRECESFMVNHPGTKITAYDVVGLYTKVFNRITSTDKAMNGFKSAGICPMDPDKFKNTFESFGDIFASLSPLEQQLQTNSNNSRQNKSHNESQVVCDADNENISNPIESQEIFQLSNNDANFDDLRFNLSETIHSQSALVSDVSEAGVNQSITSQTCSSSLIPLSNVVQVPTLKPTRTKRLVKKKHSIIFTSTPEKVNLEQKEQKKIERKRKNLEQEKTKTTNKKQKNTKEKRPKGLRNLNNFESDKENDEYFCIYCQEKYCDPPTEDWIMCSKCENWAHENCSAGSSSRGYVCEFCK, encoded by the coding sequence ATGCCAAAAAGAGGAAAGAAATCAGTTTTTAATGAATCTCAAGAAAACGAACTGGtcgaattcattttaaaatcttGCAAAGCCTTCTTTGGGATAACAATTCCTACCCTAAGAAAAATAGCATTTGATTTTGCCGCTGCTAATAACATAGTAAATGACTTTAATAAAGATACAAAAATGGCAGGTATGGATTGGTATTACAATTTTATGGCGAGACACCCCAATATATCACTTCGAAGAACAGAAGCTACTTCAATAAATAGAATCACATCATTTAATCAAGAAGAAacagatatattttttgaaaatttaaaaacactcaTGACAAAATACCAGTTTAAGTCAAATTCAATTTACAATGTTGATGAAACGGGCATTAGTACTGTACAACGAAATTCCAGAATTCTCGCACCGAAAGGATTAAGACAAGTAGGTAAATGTACTAGCGCAGAACGTGGTTCCTTGACCAcagttataaattgttttaatgctGGAGGTACATACATTCcaccattttttatatttaaaagaaagcgAATGAATGCACTGCTTATGAAGGACAGTAATAGTAACATGGTGGCTTGTGTTTCTGACTCAGGCTGGATAACTGAATCAATTTTCGTTGATTGGCTTCAGCATTTTAAAGCATTTGCAAAACCATCTGCAGATGATCCTATTTTACTCATACTAGACAACCATGAAAGCCATGTTAGTTTGAGAGCTCACGAATTTTGTCGCAAGAATTTTATTCATGTTTTAACTTTGCCACCTCACACATCCCATAGAATGCAGCCTTTAGATTTAACTTTCCATGGCCCACTAAAAACAGCATATAACAGAGAATGTGAATCCTTCATGGTTAACCATCCAGGCACCAAAATTACGGCATATGATGTTGTAGGCCTTTATACAAAGGTTTTTAATAGAATTACAAGTACTGATAAAGCTATGAATGGCTTTAAGTCTGCTGGAATTTGTCCAATGGATccagataaatttaaaaacacttttgaaAGTTTTGGTGATATTTTTGCATCACTCTCTCCTCTTGAACAACAGTTACAAACAAATAGCAATAATTCAAGACAAAATAAGTCCCACAATGAATCTCAAGTTGTCTGTGATGCTgacaatgaaaatatttctaatcCAATAGAATCTCAGGAAATATTTCAACTTTCTAATAATGACGCTAACTTTGACgatttaagatttaatttaagCGAAACGATACATAGTCAGTCTGCATTAGTGAGTGATGTTAGTGAAGCTGGTGTTAATCAAAGTATAACAAGTCAAACTTGTTCATCTTCCTTAATACCACTTAGTAATGTAGTGCAAGTACCAACTCTAAAACCTACTCGTACAAAAcgattagtaaaaaaaaaacactccaTTATTTTTACAAGCACACCGGAAAAAGTAAACCTAGAGCAAaaagaacaaaagaaaatagaaagaaagagaAAGAACCTCGAACAAGAAAAGACCAAAACTacaaataagaaacaaaaaaacacTAAAGAAAAACGACCAAAGGGTTTAAGAAACTTAAACAATTTTGAATCTGATAAAGAAAATGATGAATATTTCTGCATTTATTGCCAGGAAAAGTATTGTGACCCACCCACCGAAGACTGGATTATGTGTTCAAAATGCGAGAATTGGGCACACGAGAATTGCAGTGCTGGGTCTTCTTCAAGAGGCTACGTTTGTGAATTCTGCAAATGA
- the LOC123659220 gene encoding uncharacterized protein LOC123659220: protein MKDHQDLGGSQSGVPVRYKMTSELFMTRIFNDVCLVLRKSDKKCGAFAILNSVWSFERRIQKKEKISVMANYTRSRKNRSESGIGESERALQANSATFQQIHEESPRSPSTAVETISQGRAIEKSLVRISMAPPAPLAPLEGDSAQPSTSQRTETTQSCRPPSPTGTVRSRRSTNSAIARIRLAEYEAEKQLAELEERRLNIQKNLIKRRLEANISAIEADEAATIDENEIVCEWIDRSQATNQPQEPDVQPPLATEVRGEERMQQRGEGIEQLANVLEKMIHSRPPPRQTSDLLPFNGSIMEWLPFKAAMEDSTRLYKFSATENLLRLRNSLRGEAREIVLSQLYTATHPDLIMKTLEMKYGRPEYIVDKAMEDLKRLPRVGSSSGELNELAVKLQNIVYTMKSVDKRGYLQNPLLIRDVMEKLSPHLISKWAEHAAVNEERIACDNEITVLAEFLMAEADKLLRFTHTGRHGASGFLRRERPTTKRTVVKERVFTTSEATREEQSVMCFRCKSTSHYTPLCPQLKKLTTNEVWKWAKEQRLCFRCMKRKHSRATCQAKLCGVDGCKMPHHAILHKKTEIVPKEEEPCAEQSTPATVMNVATKSMPGTVLLKTCKVKLSGLRGEVITDALLDEGSTVTLIDEDLAYEIVKGGPKKPLKLKGINEDRRVSSATVKFHIQGVHEDVKHEITARTVKGLQLCRQRVPDNLTRYKHLRGVVRHTVNEDVKPRMLIGADNWHLIVSRQLRTGKHNEPAASRTMLGWVIHGSVPERIIMQKEESVLHVFTPASDLQLQRLVEKHFDVDSLGITNKTRVSENDKRAERILKETIKRKGNQFEVGLPWKTDNLVLPDSYEYALKRLRTLEKKMSKEPAFKSEYGKQVANLIGKGYAEECDGSEQASSVKWYLPHFAVVNINKPERVRMVFDAAARVDGVSLNDCLLEGPDLLASLTGILFGFREKKIAVTADIEEMFLRVKIRPEDQPAQMFLWRDGPNEKPRTFKMTSMIFGASCSPFLAHSVRNYNASEFEDEYPEPARAIKEKHYMDDYLDSFDDENKAVETIRDVMRIHERANFNLRGWNSNSTKVLESIPDVKRSKNSDVRLTAHQMEKTLGLRWNPREDTVGFNTDIKRVPEAVKTQRRVPTKREALSAVMSIYDPLGLINQYTVVGKIILQRLWLKKVQWDEELPSDEAEEFQQWVTGLEDISALALPRCYSMEIAPGSEVQLHVFNDASEQAFATTAYWRIRHEDGAIEVAHVMGKAKVAPLKLLTIPRLELQAAVIGARMASVIVKEHTWKPSKVVYWTDSKTVLHWIRNEDKKYTPFVAHRLAEIAELSHRDDWRWISTDDNVADDATRIGTRRISRTDRWFNGPSFLRTPEEEWPTMIPDGERSDEVVYSTSEGSRGSSWGKYGPVLG from the exons ATGAAAGATCATCAAGATTTGGGCGGTAGCCAAAGTGGTGTACCAGTGAGGTACAAAATGACCTCGGAACTGTTTATGACTCGTATATTCAACGATGTG TGTTTGGTCCTTCGAAAATCGGATAAGAAGTGTGGTGCTTTCGCCATACTCAATAGTGTTTGGTCCTTCGAACGTCGGAtacagaaaaaagaaaaaatcagcGTCATGGCAAATTACACAAGAAGCCGCAAGAACAGATCAGAATCGGGAATCGGTGAATCGGAACGCGCCTTACAAGCAAATTCTGCCACCTTTCAACAGATCCACGAAGAATCTCCGAGATCACCATCAACAGCCGTAGAAACAATATCACAAGGAAGAGCAATAGAAAAATCGCTAGTGCGAATTTCTATGGCACCCCCGGCGCCCCTCGCCCCGCTAGAAGGAGATAGCGCACAACCGTCGACGTCACAGCGGACAGAGACGACTCAGTCTTGTAGGCCTCCATCGCCTACAGGTACTGTGCGCTCTCGGCGCTCGACAAACAGCGCTATAGCCCGCATTAGATTGGCCGAGTACGAGGCTGAAAAGCAACTAGCGGAGCTCGAAGAAAGGCGCCTGAACATACAGAAAAATCTAATCAAAAGGCGATTAGAAGCGAACATCTCGGCGATAGAAGCGGATGAAGCGGCGACCATAGACGAAAATGAAATAGTCTGCGAATGGATCGATAGGAGTCAAGCTACCAACCAACCACAGGAGCCAGACGTACAACCTCCCCTCGCAACGGAAGTGCGGGGGGAGGAGCGGATGCAACAAAGAGGGGAAGGGATCGAACAGCTCGCAAACGTGTTAGAGAAAATGATCCATTCCAGACCGCCGCCGCGACAGACGTCGGACCTCCTGCCATTCAACGGTAGCATCATGGAGTGGCTTCCCTTCAAGGCGGCTATGGAGGATTCGACGCGACTGTATAAGTTCAGCGCAACAGAGAATCTTCTCCGACTAAGAAATAGCCTCCGAGGGGAAGCAAGAGAGATAGTGCTCTCTCAGCTATACACGGCAACTCACCCGGATCTTATTATGAAGACGCTGGAAATGAAGTATGGCCGGCCCGAATACATCGTAGATAAGGCGATGGAAGATCTAAAGAGACTTCCGAGGGTCGGCAGCTCCAGCGGGGAATTGAACGAGTTAGCCGTCAAGCTCCAGAACATCGTCTACACAATGAAGAGTGTAGACAAAAGAGGTTATCTCCAGAATCCGCTATTAATAAGGGACGTCATGGAGAAGCTTAGCCCGCATTTAATAAGCAAATGGGCGGAACACGCGGCGGTGAATGAAGAGAGAATCGCCTGTGACAACGAGATAACGGTGCTCGCCGAGTTTTTGATGGCGGAAGCAGACAAGCTGCTACGTTTCACGCACACCGGTAGACACGGCGCTTCAGGGTTTCTCAGAAGGGAGCGACCAACAACGAAGAGGACCGTGGTTAAAGAAAGGGTATTTACTACTAGTGAAGCAACGCGTGAAGAGCAATCAGTCATGTGCTTCCGATGCAAGTCGACGAGTCACTATACCCCGTTGTGTCCGCAGCTAAAGAAACTTACTACGAATGAAGTGTGGAAGTGGGCTAAGGAACAGCGGCTATGCTTCAGATGTATGAAGCGGAAACATAGCAGAGCCACATGCCAGGCAAAACTCTGCGGAGTCGATGGATGCAAGATGCCACACCACGCCATTTTGCAcaaaaaaacagaaattgttCCTAAAGAGGAAGAACCGTGTGCAGAACAGAGCACACCGGCGACAGTAATGAATGTCGCAACAAAGTCAATGCCAGGAACCGTGTTACTGAAGACCTGCAAGGTAAAATTAAGTGGTCTACGGGGGGAGGTCATCACGGACGCGCTCCTCGACGAAGGGTCTACAGTAACGTTGATCGACGAAGACCTGGCATACGAGATCGTCAAAGGGGGTCCGAAGAAGCCGCTCAAGCTTAAAGGTATCAATGAAGATCGACGAGTGAGCAGCGCAACGGTGAAGTTCCACATCCAAGGCGTACACGAGGATGTGAAACACGAGATTACAGCAAGAACGGTCAAAGGGTTGCAGCTGTGTCGGCAGCGAGTACCGGATAATTTGACTCGATACAAACATCTACGAGGCGTCGTGAGACACACCGTCAACGAAGATGTCAAGCCTCGGATGTTGATCGGTGCTGACAACTGGCACCTGATTGTGTCGAGACAACTGCGTACCGGTAAACACAACGAACCAGCCGCATCGAGAACCATGCTGGGATGGGTGATCCACGGTTCAGTGCCCGAAAGGATTATAATGCAGAAAGAAGAATCTGTGCTCCACGTGTTCACCCCAGCCAGCGATTTGCAGCTGCAAAGGCTCGTCGAGAAACACTTCGACGTCGACTCACTGGGAATAACGAACAAAACTCGAGTCAGTGAGAACGACAAGAGAGCGGAGCGGATCCTAAAGGAGACGATCAAACGAAAAGGCAATCAGTTCGAGGTCGGTTTACCATGGAAAACTGACAACCTGGTACTACCCGACAGCTACGAATACGCGCTCAAGAGGCTTCGCACGCTCGAAAAGAAAATGAGCAAGGAGCCCGCATTCAAAAGCGAATACGGGAAGCAAGTCGCGAATCTCATCGGTAAGGGCTACGCAGAGGAATGCGACGGTAGCGAACAAGCAAGCAGCGTCAAGTGGTACCTACCACACTTCGCCGTCGTCAACATAAACAAGCCAGAACGGGTACGGATGGTGTTCGACGCAGCGGCCAGAGTGGACGGCGTGAGCTTGAACGACTGCCTTCTGGAGGGACCGGATTTGCTAGCATCGTTGACCGGTATATTATTCGGGTTCCGCGAGAAGAAGATCGCGGTCACGGCGGATATCGAGGAAATGTTCCTACGAGTGAAGATCCGCCCCGAAGATCAACCGGCACAGATGTTCCTGTGGCGAGACGGTCCCAATGAAAAACCGCGCACATTTAAAATGACGTCAATGATATTCGGAGCGTCGTGTTCACCGTTTCTCGCTCACAGCGTGAGAAACTACAACGCTTCCGAATTTGAAGACGAGTACCCCGAGCCAGCGCGAGCCATAAAGGAGAAACACTACATGGATGACTACTTAGACAGCTTCGACGATGAAAACAAAGCGGTCGAAACGATACGGGACGTCATGCGAATACATGAAAGGGCTAACTTTAACCTGCGGGGATGGAACTCGAACAGCACAAAGGTGCTCGAGAGTATACCGGACGTTAAGCGATCAAAGAACTCAGACGTCCGACTGACGGCGCACCAAATGGAGAAGACTCTCGGGCTCAGATGGAACCCGAGAGAGGACACTGTCGGCTTCAATACGGACATCAAAAGAGTCCCGGAAGCCGTCAAAACTCAACGTAGAGTGCCGACAAAGCGGGAGGCACTAAGCGCCGTCATGTCTATCTACGATCCACTAGGACTCATTAACCAGTACACCGTGGTAGGGAAGATAATCCTACAAAGGCTGTGGCTGAAGAAGGTGCAATGGGACGAAGAGCTCCCAAGCGACGAAGCTGAAGAGTTTCAGCAGTGGGTAACCGGTCTAGAAGACATCTCCGCCCTGGCTCTGCCGCGATGCTACAGTATGGAGATAGCACCGGGGTCAGAAGTACAGCTGCACGTGTTCAACGACGCTAGTGAACAAGCCTTTGCGACGACAGCCTACTGGAGGATCCGTCACGAGGACGGCGCCATAGAAGTAGCGCATGTCATGGGAAAAGCAAAGGTGGCGCCGTTAAAGCTGTTAACGATACCGCGGCTAGAACTGCAGGCGGCGGTTATTGGAGCTCGGATGGCCAGTGTGATAGTTAAAGAACACACATGGAAACCGAGCAAGGTTGTTTACTGGACCGACTCCAAAACGGTGCTTCATTGGATCCGAAACGAAGACAAGAAGTACACACCGTTCGTGGCACACAGGCTTGCTGAAATCGCCGAGTTATCACATAGAGACGACTGGCGATGGATATCAACAGACGACAACGTAGCAGACGACGCTACGCGCATTGGAACCAGACGGATAAGCAGAACGGACCGCTGGTTCAATGGACCTTCGTTTTTGAGAACGCCTGAGGAAGAGTGGCCTACAATGATACCGGACGGCGAGCGAAGCGACGAAGTAGTGTACAGTACGTCAGAAGGGAGTAGGGGAAG CTCTTGGGGTAAATACGGACCAGTGCTGGGTTAA